One part of the Apium graveolens cultivar Ventura unplaced genomic scaffold, ASM990537v1 ctg3388, whole genome shotgun sequence genome encodes these proteins:
- the LOC141701130 gene encoding putative pentatricopeptide repeat-containing protein At5g08490 isoform X1, whose product MNDGFSLIRQKIRFSAGYNTEHHVVSTMLKSCAAISDIKLGKSLHSQVVKLGHISCHFVRKALLNMYAKCNVFDDCVKLFRQNKINDAVTWNIVLSGFSGSRIHDSEVMRLFFKMHTAEDLKPTPVTIAIILPVCARARALGAGRSVHSYAIKNGLESDTLVGNSLVSMYAKSGLICDDAIDMFHIITEKDVVSWNAMISGFAENKFTGEAFKLFCWMLKESAVPNYATIANILPVCAGLEENAAHRFGKEIHSYVLHRPELMDNISVTNALMGFYSRTGQMNKSDRLFARMKLRDLVSWNSLIAGYSSNGESLKALELFHDFTSVAALKPDHVTLVSILPACSHLCNMKVGKQIHGYIARHPGLVEDTAVGNALISFYAKCNDIKAAYRIFKSISKRDLISWNAMLDAFAESGLETEFVNVFKWMFREGITRDSITITSTVQLYAALFRVDKVKEAHGYSIKAHILLGNTQLNLRNVLIDAYGKCGNMLYASSMFEMLSENRNVVTCNSMISGYVNCGSHDNAHMIFRTMSERDLTTWNLMVRVYAENDHHSKALSLFLELQNSGLKPDALSVMSILPVCSQIASIHLLKQCHGYVVRACFDDAHLLGTLIDLYSKCGNIRSAYNLFKSASKKDLVMFTAMVGGYAMHGMGSEALGVYSNMLELGIKPDHVIITTILSACSHAGLMNEGFKIFDSIEKLHRLEPTMEQYGCVVDLLARAGRVKDAYSFVTRMPVEANANIWGALLGACRNHHQVEIGCNVVDRLFAMEANNIGNYVVMSNLYAANGRWDGVLETRKLMKARELKKSAGSSWIEVEGKNNVFIAGDCSHPFRNSIYSTLFNLDTQIRERFKF is encoded by the coding sequence ATGAATGATGGTTTCTCCCTCATTCGCCAGAAGATACGATTTTCAGCCGGGTATAATACAGAACATCATGTTGTTTCCACCATGCTCAAGTCATGTGCTGCTATTTCAGACATTAAATTAGGGAAAAGCCTTCACAGTCAGGTTGTTAAGCTAGGTCATATTTCCTGCCACTTTGTCCGCAAGGCGCTTCTTAACATGTATGCTAAATGTAATGTTTTTGATGACTGCGTAAAACTGTTCAGGCAAAATAAAATCAATGATGCAGTGACCTGGAACATTGTTTTATCTGGGTTTTCAGGGTCCCGGATTCATGACAGTGAGGTGATGAGATTATTTTTCAAAATGCATACTGCTGAGGACCTTAAACCTACCCCTGTCACTATTGCTATCATTCTTCCTGTTTGTGCTCGTGCAAGAGCTCTGGGTGCAGGGAGGAGTGTACATTCTTATGCGATAAAAAATGGATTAGAATCAGATACCCTGGTAGGAAATTCGCTGGTCTCTATGTATGCAAAATCTGGTCTTATCTGTGATGATGCAATTGACATGTTTCATATTATCACTGAAAAAGATGTTGTTTCATGGAATGCTATGATTTCAGGGTTTGCAGAAAACAAATTCACAGGAGAGGCATTTAAACTTTTCTGCTGGATGCTAAAAGAGTCTGCTGTACCAAATTATGCAACTATTGCCAATATTCTTCCTGTTTGTGCTGGTTTAGAAGAGAATGCTGCTCATCGTTTCGGAAAAGAGATCCACAGTTATGTATTACATCGGCCAGAACTAATGGATAATATTTCTGTAACTAATGCTTTGATGGGTTTCTACTCGAGAACTGGACAAATGAATAAATCGGACCGCCTTTTTGCAAGAATGAAATTAAGAGATTTAGTCTCATGGAATTCACTCATTGCTGGATATTCATCAAATGGAGAGTCACTGAAAGCACTCGAGTTGTTTCATGATTTCACGTCTGTTGCTGCATTAAAACCTGATCATGTAACTCTAGTTAGCATTCTTCCTGCTTGTTCCCATTTATGCAACATGAAAGTAGGGAAGCAGATTCATGGTTATATTGCACGGCATCCTGGCCTGGTAGAGGATACAGCAGTTGGAAATGCCCTAATTTCCTTTTACGCAAAATGTAATGATATTAAAGCAGCATATAGGATATTTAAATCGATCAGTAAGAGAGACTTGATATCTTGGAATGCCATGCTTGACGCCTTTGCAGAAAGTGGACTTGAAACTGAGTTTGTAAACGTCTTTAAATGGATGTTTAGGGAAGGGATAACGCGAGATTCTATCACTATAACAAGTACAGTTCAGCTTTATGCTGCTCTTTTTAGAGTGGATAAAGTTAAGGAAGCTCATGGTTATTCAATCAAAGCTCATATATTGCTAGGTAACACACAACTTAATCTTAGGAATGTACTGATTGATGCATATGGTAAATGTGGTAATATGCTGTATGCGTCAAGTATGTTTGAAATGTTATCTGAGAACCGGAATGTGGTCACGTGCAATTCAATGATCTCAGGATACGTGAATTGTGGTTCACATGACAATGCACACATGATATTTAGAACTATGTCTGAAAGGGATCTGACCACCTGGAATCTGATGGTCAGAGTTTATGCTGAAAATGATCATCATAGTAAAGCGCTCTCCCTGTTTCTCGAATTACAAAATAGTGGATTGAAGCCTGATGCCTTATCTGTTATGAGCATCCTTCCTGTTTGTTCTCAAATTGCATCAATTCACCTCTTAAAGCAGTGCCATGGATATGTTGTCCGTGCTTGTTttgatgatgctcacttgctggGTACTCTTATAGATTTATATTCAAAATGTGGAAATATAAGAAGTGCATATAATCTTTTCAAGTCTGCTTCGAAGAAAGACCTAGTTATGTTTACTGCTATGGTTGGAGGATATGCCATGCACGGTATGGGATCCGAAGCTTTAGGAGTGTACTCTAACATGCTCGAGTTGGGGATAAAGCCAGATCATGTTATTATAACCACAATATTATCTGCTTGCAGCCATGCTGGCCTTATGAATGAAGGGTTCAAAATATTTGATTCAATAGAAAAACTGCATAGGCTTGAACCTACAATGGAGCAGTATGGGTGTGTGGTGGATCTCCTTGCTCGAGCAGGTCGAGTAAAAGATGCATATTCTTTTGTGACTAGAATGCCAGTTGAAGCCAATGCTAATATATGGGGAGCATTATTGGGTGCTTGCAGAAATCACCATCAAGTGGAAATAGGATGTAATGTGGTGGACCGTCTTTTTGCGATGGAAGCTAACAATATCGGTAACTATGTTGTGATGTCAAACTTATATGCTGCAAATGGTAGATGGGATGGCGTGCTGGAGACGAGGAAGTTAATGAAGGCGAGAGAATTAAAGAAGTCTGCTGGAAGCAGTTGGATTGAAGTGGAAGGAAAAAATAATGTATTTATAGCTGGAGATTGCTCTCACCCATTTAGGAATAGTATTTATAGCACATTGTTCAATTTGGATACACAAATCAGAGAGAGATTCAAGTTTTAA
- the LOC141701130 gene encoding putative pentatricopeptide repeat-containing protein At5g08490 isoform X3, whose protein sequence is MRLFFKMHTAEDLKPTPVTIAIILPVCARARALGAGRSVHSYAIKNGLESDTLVGNSLVSMYAKSGLICDDAIDMFHIITEKDVVSWNAMISGFAENKFTGEAFKLFCWMLKESAVPNYATIANILPVCAGLEENAAHRFGKEIHSYVLHRPELMDNISVTNALMGFYSRTGQMNKSDRLFARMKLRDLVSWNSLIAGYSSNGESLKALELFHDFTSVAALKPDHVTLVSILPACSHLCNMKVGKQIHGYIARHPGLVEDTAVGNALISFYAKCNDIKAAYRIFKSISKRDLISWNAMLDAFAESGLETEFVNVFKWMFREGITRDSITITSTVQLYAALFRVDKVKEAHGYSIKAHILLGNTQLNLRNVLIDAYGKCGNMLYASSMFEMLSENRNVVTCNSMISGYVNCGSHDNAHMIFRTMSERDLTTWNLMVRVYAENDHHSKALSLFLELQNSGLKPDALSVMSILPVCSQIASIHLLKQCHGYVVRACFDDAHLLGTLIDLYSKCGNIRSAYNLFKSASKKDLVMFTAMVGGYAMHGMGSEALGVYSNMLELGIKPDHVIITTILSACSHAGLMNEGFKIFDSIEKLHRLEPTMEQYGCVVDLLARAGRVKDAYSFVTRMPVEANANIWGALLGACRNHHQVEIGCNVVDRLFAMEANNIGNYVVMSNLYAANGRWDGVLETRKLMKARELKKSAGSSWIEVEGKNNVFIAGDCSHPFRNSIYSTLFNLDTQIRERFKF, encoded by the coding sequence ATGAGATTATTTTTCAAAATGCATACTGCTGAGGACCTTAAACCTACCCCTGTCACTATTGCTATCATTCTTCCTGTTTGTGCTCGTGCAAGAGCTCTGGGTGCAGGGAGGAGTGTACATTCTTATGCGATAAAAAATGGATTAGAATCAGATACCCTGGTAGGAAATTCGCTGGTCTCTATGTATGCAAAATCTGGTCTTATCTGTGATGATGCAATTGACATGTTTCATATTATCACTGAAAAAGATGTTGTTTCATGGAATGCTATGATTTCAGGGTTTGCAGAAAACAAATTCACAGGAGAGGCATTTAAACTTTTCTGCTGGATGCTAAAAGAGTCTGCTGTACCAAATTATGCAACTATTGCCAATATTCTTCCTGTTTGTGCTGGTTTAGAAGAGAATGCTGCTCATCGTTTCGGAAAAGAGATCCACAGTTATGTATTACATCGGCCAGAACTAATGGATAATATTTCTGTAACTAATGCTTTGATGGGTTTCTACTCGAGAACTGGACAAATGAATAAATCGGACCGCCTTTTTGCAAGAATGAAATTAAGAGATTTAGTCTCATGGAATTCACTCATTGCTGGATATTCATCAAATGGAGAGTCACTGAAAGCACTCGAGTTGTTTCATGATTTCACGTCTGTTGCTGCATTAAAACCTGATCATGTAACTCTAGTTAGCATTCTTCCTGCTTGTTCCCATTTATGCAACATGAAAGTAGGGAAGCAGATTCATGGTTATATTGCACGGCATCCTGGCCTGGTAGAGGATACAGCAGTTGGAAATGCCCTAATTTCCTTTTACGCAAAATGTAATGATATTAAAGCAGCATATAGGATATTTAAATCGATCAGTAAGAGAGACTTGATATCTTGGAATGCCATGCTTGACGCCTTTGCAGAAAGTGGACTTGAAACTGAGTTTGTAAACGTCTTTAAATGGATGTTTAGGGAAGGGATAACGCGAGATTCTATCACTATAACAAGTACAGTTCAGCTTTATGCTGCTCTTTTTAGAGTGGATAAAGTTAAGGAAGCTCATGGTTATTCAATCAAAGCTCATATATTGCTAGGTAACACACAACTTAATCTTAGGAATGTACTGATTGATGCATATGGTAAATGTGGTAATATGCTGTATGCGTCAAGTATGTTTGAAATGTTATCTGAGAACCGGAATGTGGTCACGTGCAATTCAATGATCTCAGGATACGTGAATTGTGGTTCACATGACAATGCACACATGATATTTAGAACTATGTCTGAAAGGGATCTGACCACCTGGAATCTGATGGTCAGAGTTTATGCTGAAAATGATCATCATAGTAAAGCGCTCTCCCTGTTTCTCGAATTACAAAATAGTGGATTGAAGCCTGATGCCTTATCTGTTATGAGCATCCTTCCTGTTTGTTCTCAAATTGCATCAATTCACCTCTTAAAGCAGTGCCATGGATATGTTGTCCGTGCTTGTTttgatgatgctcacttgctggGTACTCTTATAGATTTATATTCAAAATGTGGAAATATAAGAAGTGCATATAATCTTTTCAAGTCTGCTTCGAAGAAAGACCTAGTTATGTTTACTGCTATGGTTGGAGGATATGCCATGCACGGTATGGGATCCGAAGCTTTAGGAGTGTACTCTAACATGCTCGAGTTGGGGATAAAGCCAGATCATGTTATTATAACCACAATATTATCTGCTTGCAGCCATGCTGGCCTTATGAATGAAGGGTTCAAAATATTTGATTCAATAGAAAAACTGCATAGGCTTGAACCTACAATGGAGCAGTATGGGTGTGTGGTGGATCTCCTTGCTCGAGCAGGTCGAGTAAAAGATGCATATTCTTTTGTGACTAGAATGCCAGTTGAAGCCAATGCTAATATATGGGGAGCATTATTGGGTGCTTGCAGAAATCACCATCAAGTGGAAATAGGATGTAATGTGGTGGACCGTCTTTTTGCGATGGAAGCTAACAATATCGGTAACTATGTTGTGATGTCAAACTTATATGCTGCAAATGGTAGATGGGATGGCGTGCTGGAGACGAGGAAGTTAATGAAGGCGAGAGAATTAAAGAAGTCTGCTGGAAGCAGTTGGATTGAAGTGGAAGGAAAAAATAATGTATTTATAGCTGGAGATTGCTCTCACCCATTTAGGAATAGTATTTATAGCACATTGTTCAATTTGGATACACAAATCAGAGAGAGATTCAAGTTTTAA
- the LOC141701130 gene encoding putative pentatricopeptide repeat-containing protein At5g08490 isoform X2 yields the protein MNDGFSLIRQKIRFSAGYNTEHHVVSTMLKSCAAISDIKLGKSLHSQVVKLGHISCHFVRKALLNMYAKWSRIHDSEVMRLFFKMHTAEDLKPTPVTIAIILPVCARARALGAGRSVHSYAIKNGLESDTLVGNSLVSMYAKSGLICDDAIDMFHIITEKDVVSWNAMISGFAENKFTGEAFKLFCWMLKESAVPNYATIANILPVCAGLEENAAHRFGKEIHSYVLHRPELMDNISVTNALMGFYSRTGQMNKSDRLFARMKLRDLVSWNSLIAGYSSNGESLKALELFHDFTSVAALKPDHVTLVSILPACSHLCNMKVGKQIHGYIARHPGLVEDTAVGNALISFYAKCNDIKAAYRIFKSISKRDLISWNAMLDAFAESGLETEFVNVFKWMFREGITRDSITITSTVQLYAALFRVDKVKEAHGYSIKAHILLGNTQLNLRNVLIDAYGKCGNMLYASSMFEMLSENRNVVTCNSMISGYVNCGSHDNAHMIFRTMSERDLTTWNLMVRVYAENDHHSKALSLFLELQNSGLKPDALSVMSILPVCSQIASIHLLKQCHGYVVRACFDDAHLLGTLIDLYSKCGNIRSAYNLFKSASKKDLVMFTAMVGGYAMHGMGSEALGVYSNMLELGIKPDHVIITTILSACSHAGLMNEGFKIFDSIEKLHRLEPTMEQYGCVVDLLARAGRVKDAYSFVTRMPVEANANIWGALLGACRNHHQVEIGCNVVDRLFAMEANNIGNYVVMSNLYAANGRWDGVLETRKLMKARELKKSAGSSWIEVEGKNNVFIAGDCSHPFRNSIYSTLFNLDTQIRERFKF from the exons ATGAATGATGGTTTCTCCCTCATTCGCCAGAAGATACGATTTTCAGCCGGGTATAATACAGAACATCATGTTGTTTCCACCATGCTCAAGTCATGTGCTGCTATTTCAGACATTAAATTAGGGAAAAGCCTTCACAGTCAGGTTGTTAAGCTAGGTCATATTTCCTGCCACTTTGTCCGCAAGGCGCTTCTTAACATGTATGCTAAAT GGTCCCGGATTCATGACAGTGAGGTGATGAGATTATTTTTCAAAATGCATACTGCTGAGGACCTTAAACCTACCCCTGTCACTATTGCTATCATTCTTCCTGTTTGTGCTCGTGCAAGAGCTCTGGGTGCAGGGAGGAGTGTACATTCTTATGCGATAAAAAATGGATTAGAATCAGATACCCTGGTAGGAAATTCGCTGGTCTCTATGTATGCAAAATCTGGTCTTATCTGTGATGATGCAATTGACATGTTTCATATTATCACTGAAAAAGATGTTGTTTCATGGAATGCTATGATTTCAGGGTTTGCAGAAAACAAATTCACAGGAGAGGCATTTAAACTTTTCTGCTGGATGCTAAAAGAGTCTGCTGTACCAAATTATGCAACTATTGCCAATATTCTTCCTGTTTGTGCTGGTTTAGAAGAGAATGCTGCTCATCGTTTCGGAAAAGAGATCCACAGTTATGTATTACATCGGCCAGAACTAATGGATAATATTTCTGTAACTAATGCTTTGATGGGTTTCTACTCGAGAACTGGACAAATGAATAAATCGGACCGCCTTTTTGCAAGAATGAAATTAAGAGATTTAGTCTCATGGAATTCACTCATTGCTGGATATTCATCAAATGGAGAGTCACTGAAAGCACTCGAGTTGTTTCATGATTTCACGTCTGTTGCTGCATTAAAACCTGATCATGTAACTCTAGTTAGCATTCTTCCTGCTTGTTCCCATTTATGCAACATGAAAGTAGGGAAGCAGATTCATGGTTATATTGCACGGCATCCTGGCCTGGTAGAGGATACAGCAGTTGGAAATGCCCTAATTTCCTTTTACGCAAAATGTAATGATATTAAAGCAGCATATAGGATATTTAAATCGATCAGTAAGAGAGACTTGATATCTTGGAATGCCATGCTTGACGCCTTTGCAGAAAGTGGACTTGAAACTGAGTTTGTAAACGTCTTTAAATGGATGTTTAGGGAAGGGATAACGCGAGATTCTATCACTATAACAAGTACAGTTCAGCTTTATGCTGCTCTTTTTAGAGTGGATAAAGTTAAGGAAGCTCATGGTTATTCAATCAAAGCTCATATATTGCTAGGTAACACACAACTTAATCTTAGGAATGTACTGATTGATGCATATGGTAAATGTGGTAATATGCTGTATGCGTCAAGTATGTTTGAAATGTTATCTGAGAACCGGAATGTGGTCACGTGCAATTCAATGATCTCAGGATACGTGAATTGTGGTTCACATGACAATGCACACATGATATTTAGAACTATGTCTGAAAGGGATCTGACCACCTGGAATCTGATGGTCAGAGTTTATGCTGAAAATGATCATCATAGTAAAGCGCTCTCCCTGTTTCTCGAATTACAAAATAGTGGATTGAAGCCTGATGCCTTATCTGTTATGAGCATCCTTCCTGTTTGTTCTCAAATTGCATCAATTCACCTCTTAAAGCAGTGCCATGGATATGTTGTCCGTGCTTGTTttgatgatgctcacttgctggGTACTCTTATAGATTTATATTCAAAATGTGGAAATATAAGAAGTGCATATAATCTTTTCAAGTCTGCTTCGAAGAAAGACCTAGTTATGTTTACTGCTATGGTTGGAGGATATGCCATGCACGGTATGGGATCCGAAGCTTTAGGAGTGTACTCTAACATGCTCGAGTTGGGGATAAAGCCAGATCATGTTATTATAACCACAATATTATCTGCTTGCAGCCATGCTGGCCTTATGAATGAAGGGTTCAAAATATTTGATTCAATAGAAAAACTGCATAGGCTTGAACCTACAATGGAGCAGTATGGGTGTGTGGTGGATCTCCTTGCTCGAGCAGGTCGAGTAAAAGATGCATATTCTTTTGTGACTAGAATGCCAGTTGAAGCCAATGCTAATATATGGGGAGCATTATTGGGTGCTTGCAGAAATCACCATCAAGTGGAAATAGGATGTAATGTGGTGGACCGTCTTTTTGCGATGGAAGCTAACAATATCGGTAACTATGTTGTGATGTCAAACTTATATGCTGCAAATGGTAGATGGGATGGCGTGCTGGAGACGAGGAAGTTAATGAAGGCGAGAGAATTAAAGAAGTCTGCTGGAAGCAGTTGGATTGAAGTGGAAGGAAAAAATAATGTATTTATAGCTGGAGATTGCTCTCACCCATTTAGGAATAGTATTTATAGCACATTGTTCAATTTGGATACACAAATCAGAGAGAGATTCAAGTTTTAA